One stretch of Desulfovibrio sp. JC022 DNA includes these proteins:
- a CDS encoding PqqD family protein encodes MKLFSKKKPVIPEMTRGEAMACTPLKNRDIKETRMDNGLVMLSYPLRLKPLFADVAKRFGMWKDGNPPIKELELDEMGSLVWDMIDGKNSVRAIAAGFAKKYQVLPREAEVATASFLRDLGKRGLIAFSNKNTGTK; translated from the coding sequence ATGAAATTATTCAGTAAGAAAAAGCCTGTTATCCCGGAAATGACCAGGGGTGAAGCAATGGCCTGCACCCCTCTGAAAAATAGGGATATAAAAGAAACCCGCATGGATAACGGACTGGTAATGCTGTCTTATCCATTGCGGCTTAAACCGCTTTTCGCTGACGTGGCTAAAAGGTTCGGCATGTGGAAGGACGGTAACCCACCCATAAAAGAACTTGAACTAGATGAGATGGGCTCCCTTGTCTGGGATATGATTGACGGAAAAAACAGCGTCCGCGCAATAGCTGCGGGATTTGCAAAAAAATATCAGGTCCTGCCCCGTGAAGCAGAAGTGGCAACAGCTTCATTTCTTAGAGATCTGGGGAAAAGAGGACTCATAGCTTTCAGCAACAAAAACACCGGCACAAAATAG
- a CDS encoding MerR family transcriptional regulator has translation MSNQYLSLREVGRRLDIPPSTVVYYKDKYSKFLPSAGGSGRRQKYSVEVVEIFRRIREMYGMNWTTEQIETELSLKFGMLVNSIKNDQQLINGAGLESGSDMETVIKGLSSVLGKVSDMLSSQALFQTELRDLREEVSTLRSEKRKLSADTNERIMDMAMEIGRLKRDRAELFRILRAGGDSGPDESSFPSSGYLERPLVIRNSEGEYLGVAGKGRKHFSLEDFVTLLENSINSHRSVDLDWKQKGGQWVLVIDASEGQSASQKKIVLVTEENVTPNNNTVVRIDSMEINGKAVPGALLFSLFKQIRESFDR, from the coding sequence ATGTCGAATCAGTACTTAAGTTTGAGAGAGGTTGGCAGGAGGCTGGATATTCCTCCTTCAACAGTGGTGTACTATAAGGATAAGTACTCAAAATTCCTGCCTTCAGCTGGCGGGAGTGGTCGCAGGCAGAAGTATTCTGTAGAAGTCGTTGAAATTTTCAGGAGGATACGTGAAATGTATGGAATGAATTGGACAACTGAACAAATTGAAACTGAATTGAGTCTTAAGTTCGGTATGTTGGTTAATAGTATTAAAAATGATCAACAGTTGATCAATGGTGCCGGTCTGGAGTCCGGTTCAGATATGGAGACCGTAATCAAAGGGTTGTCTTCGGTCCTAGGCAAGGTTTCCGATATGCTGTCCAGTCAGGCCCTCTTTCAGACTGAATTGCGTGATTTAAGAGAAGAAGTCTCAACGCTCAGAAGCGAAAAACGCAAGCTCTCCGCTGATACCAATGAAAGAATTATGGACATGGCCATGGAGATTGGACGTTTAAAGCGCGACCGGGCAGAGCTTTTCAGGATTTTGAGGGCTGGCGGCGATTCCGGTCCGGATGAGTCCTCTTTTCCTTCTTCCGGGTATCTTGAACGTCCTCTGGTAATCCGTAATTCAGAAGGTGAGTATCTTGGTGTTGCCGGAAAGGGACGCAAGCATTTTTCATTGGAAGATTTTGTCACTCTGCTTGAGAATAGTATAAATTCACATAGAAGTGTTGATCTTGATTGGAAGCAAAAGGGTGGTCAGTGGGTCCTTGTTATTGATGCCAGTGAAGGGCAATCTGCGTCTCAGAAAAAAATTGTACTTGTAACCGAAGAAAATGTTACACCTAACAATAATACTGTAGTGCGTATTGATAGTATGGAAATTAACGGCAAGGCTGTTCCCGGAGCTCTTTTGTTTAGTCTTTTTAAGCAGATACGTGAGAGCTTTGATCGTTAA
- a CDS encoding HD-GYP domain-containing protein gives MLEKIKTTNLQEGMFVVCSANGFSSLPTELSNTPISNKADISAILQLNINEVLIDSEKSAVLNSFPQTTYSEEILFAREAYNNALSCVQKIFHTIEQEGSLEISEYKKDISPLIDSIDRNNSAAASLTVLARADRYLHTHSLNTAILSAILGRYIGLSREAVEELSITAMLMNIGQLWLPKQLMNKKGKLSRDEFKQIKIHTLKGYKYLADHDSPQGIINSVKSHHEKYDGTGYPQGLSGNDIPQYARIISICDSYDALTSDRPYREAMTPNSAIKHLYSMANSSFHPRYLESFIKCVGIYPVGCFVKLSDGRYGVVVTNTPKAPLLPQVKIVFNSRFRAIHPEFVDLSKRSDQTQGNNLEIVECIHPKTFKLELDRFLW, from the coding sequence ATGTTAGAAAAGATCAAAACTACGAATCTTCAGGAAGGGATGTTTGTTGTTTGTTCCGCCAACGGCTTCAGCAGTCTGCCCACGGAATTATCCAACACCCCTATTTCCAACAAAGCAGACATCTCTGCCATACTTCAACTCAATATCAATGAAGTTTTGATAGATTCCGAAAAAAGTGCCGTACTAAACTCATTCCCCCAGACGACTTATTCAGAAGAGATTCTCTTTGCCCGCGAGGCGTACAATAATGCCCTTAGCTGCGTGCAAAAAATATTTCATACAATTGAGCAGGAAGGATCACTTGAAATCTCCGAATACAAAAAAGACATCAGCCCCCTTATCGACTCGATAGACAGAAACAACAGCGCAGCGGCAAGCCTGACCGTATTAGCCCGTGCAGACAGATACCTGCACACGCACAGCCTGAACACAGCAATCCTCAGTGCCATTCTCGGTCGATACATAGGACTTTCAAGGGAAGCCGTTGAAGAGCTTTCCATCACGGCAATGCTGATGAATATTGGACAACTCTGGCTGCCGAAACAATTGATGAATAAGAAAGGCAAACTCTCCAGAGACGAATTCAAGCAAATTAAGATCCACACCTTAAAAGGATATAAATATCTTGCCGACCACGACTCACCGCAAGGCATTATCAACTCGGTAAAATCCCATCACGAAAAATATGATGGAACCGGATACCCGCAAGGACTGTCCGGGAACGATATCCCGCAATATGCACGCATTATTTCCATCTGCGATTCATATGATGCCTTAACCTCAGACCGTCCCTACCGTGAAGCAATGACCCCTAATTCGGCCATTAAACACCTTTATTCCATGGCCAATTCATCATTTCATCCCAGATACCTGGAAAGCTTCATCAAATGTGTGGGAATTTATCCTGTGGGCTGCTTTGTCAAACTTTCAGACGGACGCTACGGAGTTGTAGTCACCAATACCCCCAAAGCCCCGCTACTGCCGCAGGTAAAGATCGTATTCAACAGCAGATTCAGGGCTATTCACCCGGAATTCGTGGACCTGTCCAAAAGATCTGATCAGACACAGGGAAATAACTTAGAAATTGTTGAATGTATTCACCCGAAAACATTCAAACTGGAACTGGACAGATTTCTCTGGTAA
- a CDS encoding Hpt domain-containing protein, whose product MGVKIVERIDSDIQGLIPGFMEITHNEIKELEDALNSGDMTVATRIGHNLKGSALNYGFLQLGSIGRRIETCAALNQPKQLLAELQVLKDYVERVEVEYV is encoded by the coding sequence ATGGGTGTGAAGATTGTTGAGAGAATAGATTCTGATATTCAAGGGCTTATTCCCGGATTTATGGAGATAACCCATAATGAAATTAAAGAGCTCGAAGACGCATTGAATTCCGGGGATATGACTGTTGCGACCCGTATCGGACATAATCTTAAAGGTTCAGCCTTGAACTATGGATTTTTGCAGCTTGGCAGCATTGGACGCAGGATAGAAACCTGCGCAGCATTGAATCAGCCGAAGCAGCTTCTGGCTGAATTGCAAGTCCTTAAGGATTACGTGGAGCGGGTTGAAGTGGAATACGTGTAA
- a CDS encoding Tim44 domain-containing protein: MKLLGYLVLPLTVVCLLAVMAGDADAKRMGGGKSFGSKPSFSKNYNKPTSTATSQKQAGGTNKQQGGIARPGMGLLGGLLAGTFLGSMLGGFGGMGGGFFNILIIGLLAYLGFKFFKSRKRGADDMYRQGNYQRGPDNSQAQRNNTNNDPYARREQTAQNAWDHLSSKPSSQQAADSSAQQGGPSVNIPAGFDEEDFLEGAKAVYTRLQKSWDKRDMADIEQFASAGVLNEIKQQAQEDPGPSQTDVLMVNARLLEVKEEGGVTHVTVYYDVLLREDPAQSQPSQAREVWHFVKPVGSDGMWKLDGIQQLEE; the protein is encoded by the coding sequence ATGAAACTACTCGGGTATTTGGTTCTTCCCCTTACTGTTGTCTGCCTGCTGGCTGTTATGGCCGGTGATGCGGATGCGAAAAGAATGGGCGGGGGAAAATCCTTCGGCAGCAAGCCATCTTTTTCAAAGAATTATAATAAACCAACTTCAACAGCTACTTCCCAGAAGCAGGCAGGTGGAACCAACAAGCAGCAGGGCGGTATTGCCCGTCCCGGTATGGGGCTCCTCGGTGGGCTGCTGGCCGGTACTTTTCTCGGCTCAATGCTTGGCGGCTTCGGTGGAATGGGTGGCGGATTTTTCAATATTCTGATCATCGGTTTACTTGCATATCTCGGATTTAAATTTTTCAAGTCCCGCAAACGTGGGGCGGATGATATGTATCGTCAGGGCAATTATCAGCGCGGCCCGGACAACTCTCAGGCGCAGCGCAACAATACCAATAACGATCCTTACGCCCGCAGGGAACAGACCGCTCAGAATGCTTGGGACCATCTTTCTTCCAAGCCTTCTTCGCAGCAGGCAGCAGACTCTTCCGCTCAGCAGGGCGGCCCGTCTGTAAACATTCCCGCCGGATTTGATGAAGAGGATTTCCTTGAAGGTGCCAAGGCTGTTTACACCAGACTTCAGAAGTCATGGGATAAGCGCGATATGGCAGACATAGAACAGTTTGCCAGTGCTGGTGTGCTTAATGAAATCAAACAGCAGGCTCAGGAAGATCCCGGTCCGTCTCAGACTGATGTGCTCATGGTGAACGCAAGGCTGCTGGAAGTTAAGGAAGAGGGCGGCGTTACCCACGTAACGGTTTATTATGACGTTCTTCTGCGCGAAGACCCCGCTCAGTCACAGCCTTCTCAGGCCCGCGAAGTCTGGCATTTTGTGAAGCCTGTAGGCTCAGATGGAATGTGGAAGCTGGATGGCATTCAGCAGCTTGAAGAATAA
- a CDS encoding response regulator yields the protein MRILIVEDELASRKFLTHVMTSYGECDAVEDGAEAVLAFIEALESGNRYDLICLDIMMPEMDGQEALKEIREVEKEHDIPLKLETKVMMTTALADPSNVMEAYYKGGASIYLTKPLDVEKIREAMVELGFLKKSIE from the coding sequence ATGAGGATTTTGATTGTTGAAGATGAGCTTGCGAGCAGAAAATTTCTTACGCACGTGATGACCAGCTATGGCGAATGTGATGCTGTGGAGGATGGTGCGGAAGCTGTGCTGGCTTTTATTGAAGCTCTTGAATCCGGAAATCGTTATGATTTAATATGTCTGGACATTATGATGCCGGAAATGGATGGTCAGGAGGCTTTAAAAGAGATTCGTGAAGTTGAGAAAGAACACGATATACCTCTCAAGCTTGAAACCAAGGTCATGATGACAACAGCACTTGCTGATCCTTCCAATGTTATGGAAGCTTATTATAAAGGAGGGGCTTCCATTTATCTCACCAAACCTCTTGATGTTGAAAAAATACGCGAAGCCATGGTTGAACTCGGCTTTTTGAAAAAAAGTATCGAATAG
- a CDS encoding SHOCT domain-containing protein, translating to MIEAMSSVFSFISGKYESNPHWDHWPFGPGYGDFWASATKMLFVAAILGIIVIFLRVLFGPNGKFRDHDLDREAAEMREKALAQLEEDLKSGKISELDYKFKKKRILY from the coding sequence ATGATCGAAGCTATGTCATCTGTATTTTCATTTATATCAGGCAAATACGAAAGCAACCCGCATTGGGACCATTGGCCCTTCGGCCCCGGATACGGGGACTTCTGGGCCTCAGCAACCAAGATGCTTTTTGTGGCGGCAATTCTTGGTATAATCGTTATTTTCCTGCGAGTTCTCTTTGGCCCCAATGGTAAATTCAGGGACCATGACCTCGACCGTGAGGCCGCGGAAATGCGTGAAAAAGCACTTGCCCAATTGGAAGAAGACCTGAAATCCGGTAAAATTTCCGAATTAGACTACAAATTTAAGAAAAAAAGAATCCTGTATTAG
- a CDS encoding HD domain-containing protein codes for MKHLKTIFSEFTSPYLQNANDRERPDIQLKIDHSFDVFKNSQNICRTLSLPERLAGTAQIAALFHDTGRFPQYREYGTFKDSESCNHGVLGARTILKHKLLDKLPRKQRNTILGAIALHNRNKLPGFISEELRICTEIVRDSDKIDIIKVLIPHMTGVQSGNEVPLMGLTEKPGEVTDAVLQAVKEGKQGAYHKMRCLNDFRLLLLSWAYDLNFEWSRKEMIKRGYVETLMTQLPDTDQIHQLRSPIMEQLNS; via the coding sequence ATGAAACACCTGAAAACAATTTTCAGTGAATTTACCAGTCCTTATCTGCAAAATGCCAATGACAGGGAACGACCGGACATTCAGTTGAAAATTGATCACTCATTTGATGTTTTCAAAAACAGCCAAAACATCTGCCGCACACTTTCGCTGCCTGAAAGATTGGCAGGGACAGCCCAAATAGCTGCCCTTTTTCACGATACCGGCAGATTTCCACAGTATCGTGAATACGGAACATTCAAAGACTCAGAATCCTGTAATCACGGAGTGCTGGGAGCCAGAACTATTTTAAAGCACAAGCTTCTGGACAAACTGCCCCGGAAACAACGCAATACGATCCTCGGCGCAATAGCCCTGCACAACCGTAACAAACTGCCCGGTTTCATATCCGAAGAACTTAGGATTTGTACTGAAATTGTCCGGGACTCGGACAAGATAGATATCATCAAGGTGCTGATCCCCCATATGACCGGCGTCCAATCCGGCAACGAAGTTCCGCTTATGGGACTGACTGAGAAACCCGGTGAAGTGACTGATGCGGTTCTTCAGGCTGTTAAGGAAGGCAAGCAGGGAGCTTATCACAAAATGCGCTGCCTTAATGATTTCCGCCTGCTTCTGCTCAGCTGGGCCTATGACCTTAATTTTGAATGGTCGCGCAAAGAAATGATCAAACGCGGATACGTAGAAACCCTCATGACCCAGCTTCCTGACACAGATCAAATACATCAGTTGCGTAGTCCGATAATGGAACAGCTTAACTCTTGA
- a CDS encoding NAD(P)/FAD-dependent oxidoreductase, with amino-acid sequence MTETNYDIIILGAGPAGLQAAIHSARKGLKVLILGKNDKSSLWWAHIENFCCTLEISGEQILRTGQQQAESFGAVFFNEDVLKIKTPDLMDLSGGGFTVTSETKEFKTKAIIICTGTTRNKLGVPGEKDLFGKGVSYCVECDGNFFRGEEVAIVGGESAAAGGALHLSHLASKVHLVSNEFNFAPELMEKLKAADIIIHEGVEVDEITGGSGVDGLVFKDGNKLDVTGVFIELGAKGVMSLAAELGIQLDESMKFIETDKQQRTNVPGIFAAGDICGPPLQMAKAVGEGCVAGLSAAKYVRKA; translated from the coding sequence ATGACCGAAACCAACTACGATATTATCATTCTGGGAGCAGGTCCTGCGGGTTTGCAGGCCGCTATTCATTCCGCAAGAAAAGGACTTAAAGTTCTCATCCTTGGTAAAAACGACAAGAGCAGCCTCTGGTGGGCACACATTGAAAACTTCTGCTGCACACTAGAAATTTCCGGTGAGCAGATCCTGAGAACCGGACAGCAACAGGCTGAAAGCTTCGGGGCGGTTTTCTTCAACGAAGATGTTCTAAAGATCAAAACCCCTGACCTCATGGACCTCAGCGGGGGCGGTTTTACCGTAACTTCCGAGACAAAGGAATTCAAAACCAAGGCAATCATCATCTGCACCGGAACAACCCGCAACAAACTGGGCGTACCCGGCGAAAAAGATCTTTTCGGTAAAGGTGTAAGCTATTGCGTGGAATGCGACGGAAACTTCTTCAGAGGCGAGGAAGTGGCTATCGTAGGTGGCGAAAGTGCCGCTGCGGGCGGAGCTCTCCATCTTTCTCATCTAGCATCCAAGGTTCATCTTGTTTCAAATGAATTCAACTTCGCCCCGGAACTGATGGAAAAGCTCAAAGCCGCAGACATCATCATCCACGAAGGAGTTGAAGTCGACGAGATAACCGGGGGAAGCGGTGTTGACGGTCTTGTGTTCAAGGATGGAAACAAGCTGGACGTAACAGGTGTTTTCATTGAACTGGGAGCCAAGGGAGTTATGTCCCTTGCAGCTGAACTGGGCATCCAATTGGATGAATCAATGAAATTTATTGAAACAGACAAGCAGCAACGTACCAATGTTCCCGGCATATTCGCAGCCGGAGATATATGCGGGCCGCCGCTCCAAATGGCGAAAGCCGTCGGTGAAGGATGTGTGGCCGGCTTAAGCGCAGCTAAATATGTCCGCAAAGCTTAA
- a CDS encoding HAD family acid phosphatase: MKLRLICILLALFCVSGCVASKARKAKVPAEMVSLPEVRERVIAYHESGKYDKDVVRKIAQVKDAVIKSLQDRVKYPAVVVVVEDVLLSTYKARKKQGFSDNSAARGDLESHVILSALPPVVPSHALFNFFHERNVPVFFVSYRPEGFRVPVMENLSKSGFFGWQKIFMMPPNYPEGSNYCEEVRKGLQISGYNIVVTIGVLPEDVSGKFSGTAVLFPNYIYSER; the protein is encoded by the coding sequence TTGAAGTTAAGGTTGATTTGTATTTTACTGGCTTTATTTTGCGTCAGCGGTTGTGTTGCTTCCAAAGCACGTAAGGCGAAAGTACCTGCTGAAATGGTTTCCCTGCCCGAAGTCCGGGAACGGGTCATTGCCTATCATGAAAGCGGTAAGTACGATAAAGACGTTGTCCGCAAAATTGCGCAGGTAAAGGATGCTGTAATAAAAAGTTTGCAGGATCGAGTGAAGTATCCGGCTGTGGTGGTTGTGGTGGAAGATGTTCTGCTCTCAACCTACAAGGCGCGTAAGAAACAGGGGTTTTCGGATAATTCTGCTGCGAGAGGCGATCTGGAATCCCATGTGATTTTGAGTGCTCTTCCTCCGGTTGTTCCTTCCCATGCTCTTTTTAATTTTTTTCACGAGCGCAATGTTCCGGTCTTTTTTGTTTCCTATAGACCGGAAGGATTCAGGGTGCCAGTTATGGAAAATCTATCAAAATCCGGATTTTTCGGGTGGCAGAAGATTTTCATGATGCCGCCTAATTATCCGGAAGGTTCGAATTATTGTGAGGAAGTCCGTAAAGGGTTGCAGATTTCCGGCTATAACATAGTCGTAACCATCGGGGTGTTACCGGAAGATGTTTCGGGAAAATTTAGCGGGACCGCCGTACTCTTTCCAAATTATATTTATTCTGAGCGTTAA
- a CDS encoding YibE/F family protein, which produces MPALLKNREFILVAVFAVLTAILYFIPTEFDQRVAENAERCKAVVLSVDNSDIDQFGIVKTGPQAVTMRVLDGKFKGRIFKGTNELLGQMDKDKLFSAGDEALAVITYDAQGKPMFAVPQDHYRIDLELTMLLLFSFLLLVFGGWTGAKALFSFMFTALVLWKLLVPALLEGKDPVWITLGVVAGLCAVIIFMVAGLNRKGVVAFLGSFLGVFTSCMLAVYFTGELHLHGAVMPFAETLLYSGFGHLDLTRIYIAAVFLACSGAVMDLAMDVAASMDEVVRANPEITHMQALASGVRVGRAVVGTMTTTLLLAYSGGFITLLMAFMAQGVPLMNTFNFVYVSAEILKTLVGSFGLVTVAPFTALAGAFVFISKNK; this is translated from the coding sequence ATGCCCGCATTATTAAAAAACAGAGAATTCATATTAGTTGCAGTTTTCGCTGTGCTGACTGCCATTCTTTATTTCATCCCTACTGAATTCGATCAGCGTGTTGCAGAAAATGCTGAACGCTGCAAGGCGGTGGTTCTTTCGGTCGATAATTCGGATATCGACCAGTTCGGAATAGTAAAAACAGGCCCGCAGGCCGTAACCATGAGGGTGCTGGATGGTAAGTTCAAAGGCCGGATTTTTAAAGGTACCAACGAACTTCTAGGTCAGATGGATAAAGACAAGCTCTTCAGCGCAGGAGATGAGGCCCTTGCGGTGATTACTTATGATGCGCAAGGCAAGCCGATGTTTGCTGTGCCGCAGGATCATTACCGCATTGATCTTGAATTAACCATGCTGTTGCTGTTTTCTTTTCTGCTTTTGGTCTTCGGGGGCTGGACCGGGGCCAAGGCTCTATTTTCTTTTATGTTTACCGCGTTGGTTTTATGGAAATTGCTTGTCCCGGCCCTTCTTGAGGGTAAGGACCCGGTCTGGATTACTTTGGGGGTTGTGGCAGGGCTTTGTGCGGTTATCATTTTTATGGTTGCCGGATTGAACCGCAAGGGAGTGGTTGCCTTTCTTGGATCATTTCTTGGTGTTTTTACCAGTTGTATGCTGGCGGTATATTTTACCGGGGAACTGCATCTGCATGGGGCGGTAATGCCGTTTGCGGAAACCCTTCTTTATTCTGGATTCGGGCATCTTGATCTGACTCGTATTTATATCGCAGCCGTATTTCTGGCCTGTTCCGGGGCGGTCATGGATCTTGCCATGGATGTTGCCGCCAGTATGGATGAGGTTGTGCGTGCAAATCCTGAAATTACTCACATGCAGGCCCTTGCTTCCGGGGTCCGGGTCGGCAGGGCGGTTGTGGGGACCATGACCACTACTTTGCTGCTGGCTTATTCCGGAGGATTTATAACTTTGCTCATGGCTTTTATGGCGCAGGGTGTCCCACTTATGAATACTTTTAATTTCGTCTATGTTTCAGCTGAAATTTTAAAGACGCTGGTGGGTAGTTTCGGGTTGGTAACTGTTGCCCCTTTTACCGCACTGGCCGGGGCATTTGTTTTTATCAGCAAAAACAAATAG